The Gammaproteobacteria bacterium genomic interval GTAGAGGACAATCGGGGAGGCCTTGTCGAGCAGGCCGTGCGCACCAGTCAGGTTCTCAAGCGGCAGATTCAGTGCCCCGTCCAGGGCACCACTGTAGTACTCCTCCGGGGTCCGCACGTCGACCAGCCGGGCACCTTCGGCAAGCAGCCTACGTGCCTCTTCGCAGCGCAGGGTTTGATCCATCATCATCGATACTCCTCAAAGGTAATTCACGGCTTTTAAACTAGACCTTGTCTAGATAAAACTTAGTATATTAGTTTTACCTAATATTCTCAAGCAGTCATGTCACACCGCATCGGAGGCGCTTCACGGCGTCACAATTCTTCACGGAACTGTTGCTTTGGCGTCATATTGGGCGTGCACCCTGACCAAGGTTCGAGCTACCGACGGGTGTGTGTCATGAACCCTGTCTACCCGATGCGGCCACTGCGGTACCGCACGATCTGGATCTCGGACGCGCACCTCGGCAGCAGGGGCTGCGAGGCGGCGTACCTCCTGGACTTCCTGCGTTCTACCGAGTGCGAGCGTCTCTACCTCGGCGGCGACACTATCGACCTTCGGGACATGTCGCGAAGCCGTCTGTACTGGCCGCAGGACCACAACAACGTGGTCCGAACGATCCAGCACGCATAGGGTCAGGTCTCGCATTATAGCATTCGGCCGCGAATCACCCGTCCCATCGTCGCCGGGTGAAGACCGAAACGATCGGCAATCTCGCG includes:
- a CDS encoding rhodanese-like domain-containing protein; the protein is MMMDQTLRCEEARRLLAEGARLVDVRTPEEYYSGALDGALNLPLENLTGAHGLLDKASPIVLYCGTGQRSDAARRLLQEAGFARVHDLGSMHNLHRC